In the genome of Corallococcus soli, one region contains:
- a CDS encoding tRNA-uridine aminocarboxypropyltransferase, whose translation MPPRAARPPRCPRCNLAIHLCLCAEIPRVETRTRILLLQHIMEVSKRSNTGRVAALALTNAKLFIHGARAEAFDTAVLSEPGTWLLFPDGPVAPPDAPAPRQLVVLDGNWSQARRMTQRLPALRALPRLVLPPPEPGLLRLRDTSHPSGMSTLDAIARAVALLEGPEAAAPLERLAALRVQRIADCGTLN comes from the coding sequence ATGCCTCCTCGCGCCGCCCGTCCACCCCGCTGTCCGCGTTGCAACCTCGCGATACACCTGTGCCTGTGCGCGGAGATTCCCCGGGTGGAGACGCGCACGCGGATCCTGCTGCTCCAGCACATCATGGAGGTCTCCAAGCGCAGCAACACCGGGCGCGTGGCCGCGCTGGCCCTCACGAACGCGAAGCTGTTCATCCACGGTGCGAGGGCCGAGGCCTTCGACACGGCCGTGCTCAGCGAGCCGGGCACCTGGCTGCTCTTCCCGGATGGCCCCGTGGCCCCGCCGGACGCTCCCGCGCCGAGGCAGCTGGTGGTGCTGGACGGGAACTGGTCGCAGGCGCGGAGGATGACCCAGCGGCTCCCCGCGCTGCGGGCGCTCCCCCGGCTGGTGCTGCCACCGCCCGAGCCCGGGCTGCTCCGGCTTCGCGACACGTCGCATCCGTCCGGGATGTCCACCCTGGATGCCATTGCCCGCGCGGTGGCCCTGCTCGAAGGACCGGAGGCGGCGGCGCCGCTGGAGCGACTGGCCGCGCTGCGGGTGCAGCGCATCGCCGACTGCGGAACGCTGAACTGA